The Bacillota bacterium nucleotide sequence AAAGCGATTGATATTAAGGAAATCAAACGTTATGATAATTATCCCCAGGCATTCTTAGATCTTCAGCATGGTAACATCGAAGCTGTAGTTGTGGATGAGCCGGTGGGTAAGGCCTACGTAAAAGAGCATGGAGACAAGGTGAAACTGGTAAGTGAAGAGCCGTTTATAAAGGAGCTTACGGCCATCGCTTTTCGTAAGGGCGACACCGAGTTAGTTGAGAAGGTCAATGCAGTTCTTAAGAAGATTAAGGAAGACGGAACCTACGATAAAATGTATGATAAATGGCTTAAGGATGAGTAGCCAATGATGTCTGGGTGGCGGC carries:
- a CDS encoding transporter substrate-binding domain-containing protein, whose protein sequence is KAIDIKEIKRYDNYPQAFLDLQHGNIEAVVVDEPVGKAYVKEHGDKVKLVSEEPFIKELTAIAFRKGDTELVEKVNAVLKKIKEDGTYDKMYDKWLKDE